In Bacteroidota bacterium, the sequence TTGAATTTCCTGAAAACACGCGGGTTTGGTTTCCTCAGGAAGATAAGTTTTACAGCCATTTTGAGCGAATGTACCTCGACACTCTTCTCTCTTCCCTTGATAACGGCGCCTTCTGTTCCCTTCCCGTCCTCCTGGAAACACCTGATGATATGTTTATCGCCATTTGCGACAGCGATGTCAAAGACTATCCGCAAATGTTCCTGGAAAAAACGGAAGGGGTTGCTTTAAAGGCTCTTTTCCCTCCGGTAGTGCTGGAAACGGAGCCCACTCAGCGACCTCATGCTGAAACCATCACCTCGGAAGCGGATTATATCGCACACACAAGGGGATTTCGTGATTTCCCCTGGAGAGCCTTCATCCTCTCAGATAATCCGGGTGATATCGTGGAAAGCAACATCATCTTTGCTTTGGCCGGCGAGTCAGAAATAGAAAACACATCCTGGATCAAACCGGGTAAGGTTGCCTGGGACTGGTGGAATGCAAACAACATTTACGGGGTCGATTTCCGGGCAGGAATAAACACGGAAACATATAAGCATTACATCGATTTTGCATCCCGTTTCGGACTCGAATACATCATCCTGGATGAAGGCTGGTCGGATCCGGGTGACGTGATGGTCATCAATCCCGACATCAACCTGACAGAGATCATCAACCATGGCAAAGAGAAAAATGTGGGAATCATCCTATGGGTATTATGGAAACCTCTGGACAAGGTTATGGAGGCATTTATGGACAGCTGTCAGGTCTGGGGTGTGAAAGGCCTGAAGATCGATTTTATGCAGAGGGCCGACCAGGAAATGGTGAATTATTACTGGAAAACGGCGGAAGCAGCCACCGCTCATCAACTTATCCTGGATTTTCATGGTGCTTACAAACCGGCTGGATTTAACCGTACCTGGCCCAATGTCTTGTCGCACGAAGGGGTAAAAGGACTGGAAAACAACAAGTGGTCGATGCTGATCACCCCGCGGCACGATCTAACCCTCCCGTTCACGCGCATGGTAGGTGGACCGATGGATTATACCCCTGGCGCCATGATCAATGCCCAACCCGGTAATTTCCATGTCTCCTTCACCCGCCCCATGAGCCAGGGCACACGCTGCCACGAAATAGCCAAATATGTGGTCTTCGAAAGCCCACTCCAAATGCTGGCCGATAGCCCTTCAAATTACTACAGAGACGAAGAATCCACGGAGTTTATTTCCGGTATCCCTGTTACATGGGACGAAACAAAGGTGCTGGATGCTGCTGTGGGGGAATACATTGTGATGGTCAGAAAGAAAGGTGGTAAATGGTACCTGGGCGCCATGACCAACGAAAAACCCCGGCAATTTCAAATCCGCCCCACTTTCCTGGATGATGGGGAATATAATCTGGAAATCATGCAGGACGGTATCAATGCCGACAGAAATGCCATGGATTACAGTAAGATCACCCGGACCATCTCAACAGACGACACCATCCATCTTAACCTTGCTCCCGGCGGAGGCTGGGTTGGGATCTTTGAGTAAGTTTATTTTACATTTGGACGCCTGATTGTAAAATACACTTTCATACGAATCTTCGGTCTCTCTGGATAGGTAAAACCATTATCAGGATTGGGAAATATTAAAAAAGTGGCAGGGTGCAGGTTACAGGTTGCAACTCAAAAAATTAAAACTGCTCCAACAGCCGGATCCTGTTCTCAATCGGGGGATGGGTAGCAAACAGCGAATCCAGTGAAAGAAAATTTTTCTTTTCTTTCTCCTGGGGATTATCAATAAAAAGCTGGGCAACATCCTGGCGTTTCACTGCCTCTATCCTGGAATCGGTGGAAACCTTCCGCAAGGCGGAAGCCAGAGCCATAGGGTTTTTTGTCAATTGTGCCCCGCCGGCATCGGCCATGTACTCTCTTTTCCTGGAAAGGGCAAACCGGAACAAAAGCGTGATCACATATCCCACAACCGCCAATACAAGCCCCAGCAGCATGATGGTGCCGTCTTTCTTGTCTCTTCTGCCTCCGCCAAAAACCAGGGTTCGCAGGAACATCTCAGCGAGAAAGGCGAAGATCCCTACAAAAATGATGGAGATGATCAGAAGCCTCACATCCCGGTTGCGGATATGGGTCAGTTCGTGAGCGATAACACCCTCAAGCTCCTCATCATTCAGCTTGTTAATGATCCCGCTGGAAAGGGTCACGGTATATGTCTTTTCATTGATCCCGCTCGCATAGGCATTCAATGAATCGTCATCAATGATATTGATTTTAGGCATCTTCATGCCCGCGGCAATGGTCAGGTTTTCCACAAGGTTGTAAACCCTTTTGTTGTCCTTTCGTTCCAATGGCCTGGCTCCCGTGGCACTCATGATCATGCTGGAATGTGAAAAGTAAGCTATTAAAAACCAAATGCCTACTCCTATGGTGATCCAGGGAACCGTCCTGAGAAAAGCATGAACGGCATAAGGCCCGCTGCTGTCGGGGTATTGCGGGTCATAGTTGATAAAATAAATGAAGATATATGCCAGGATGAACAATACCAGCGGGAACATGATAAGCAGCACCACAGACCTGGAATTGTTCCTCCAGATCTGGGTTTGCAATCCTGTGTATTTCATTTTACTCAAAGTTTATTTTGGGAGCCTCTTCCATCCTTTCCCTGCCGGCTTCTCCCAGGTCGAACATCATTTCCTTTTTGAACCCGAACATGCCGGCAACAATATTAGAGGGAAACATTTCAACCGAAGTATTGAGCTCTCGCGTGGCCGAATTAAAGTAACGCCGTGCCGCAGCCAGCTTGTTTTCCACATCGGAAATTTCTTCCTGAAGATTCATAAAGTTCTGGCTGGCTTTCAGGTCGGGGTAGGCTTCCACGGCAACTTTCAACCCTTGCAATGCAGAGGTGAGCTGGGCTTCAGCCTGTATCTTCCCGTCGATGGTGGTGGCGCTCATGGCCTTTGACCTGGCTTCCGTGATGTCGGTTAGCACTTTTTGCTCATGCTTCATATAACCCTTCACGGCATCCACCAGTTGAGGGATCAGATCATGACGCTGCCGCAGCTGCACATCGATATCGGCAAATGCATTTTCACGGTTATTCCTTAACCTTACCAGCTTGTTATACAATGAAATAAGAAGCAGTATGACTACCGCTATAATGGCAATGATTACAATGATTCCTGTCATAATATTCGTTTATTGATTTACGGGTAAAATTAAGGATAATTTCCCGGGATACACCATGAAATTTACTCATACTTTAATGCATCCGCAGGATTGATCTGAACCGCTCTCAGGGTTTGCCAGGAAACGGCCGCAATAGTCAGTACGACGGATAATAAACCGGATGCAATGAAAATCCACACATCAATATCTATCCTGTAGGCAAACCTGCTAAGCCATTCTGCAGACAGGAAATACATCAACGGAAGGGCAATGATCCCGGCTATCAGCACCAGTCGGAGGAAGCTCCAGAGTATCATACGATACAGGCTAAGATTATCCGCACCCAGTGTTTTACGTATGCAGATTTCCCTGATCCTGCTTCTAAGCGTGAACATAACTATGGCAATCAATCCGATCAGTGCGATGGCCAATGCCAGCAGCGTGAATACACCCATGATCTTCACCAGGTTTTGTTCTTTCGAATATAAGCGGTCGAAATTCTCATCCAGGAAAAAAGAATTGAATGGCCATTCCGGAGAGGATTTATCCCAAACCTCCTCAATGGCAGCCAGGGTCTTATCAAGGTTTTTTGTATCCACATCCAGGATCATATTCAGCACATAATTAGGGTAGGGTCGCTTGCTGACAACGAAGACAGCCGGATATACCCTGTTATGAAGTGAACGGTAATGGATATCATCTGCTATCCCTATGATCCGCCGGGTTTCTATCCCATCCCAGAATCCTGTAAGATATTCCCCGACAGGGTTTTCTATCCCCTGGTTCCTCAGGATACCGGCCATGGTTTCATTGATGATACAAAGGTCAAGGCTGTCTTTGGCAACTTCCGGAAGGTCATCCGGAAAGTCCTCCCCTGTATGTATCCTGGCCCCCATAACATCAAAGAAGTTATTTTCGACGGAAATAAATGCTGCCGAAAGCTCGTTTTCCGCCACGGTATGTCCTTTGACGAGAAATCCACAGTAATTGTTCTCAAACCTTCCCGGGATATTATGAGTACCTGTCGAGGCATTCACTCCGGGCATGGAGGCCACAGCCATTTTAATGTCATCAAAGCGGCGGTTCATGTTTTCATCCCAGGGATTTTCCACAACCAGCTTTCCCGATTTCTCAAATCCCAGGTTCCTTTCCGATAAATAACTGAATTGCTGCTGCACGATCCAGGCTCCCGTGATCAATCCTACAGATATGATAAACTGAAAGATCACCAGTATTTCACGTATACCCAAACCTTTCCTGCCCTTACGATGAACGGTATCTCCAAGGCTTTTTAACACCTGCCCCGATTGATAGGAAGAAAGTATCCAGGAAGGATAACTGCCGGTAAGGATGATCAGCAATCCCAGGAAAGCCACAATAGAAGTGAGGAACACAGGCCTTGCCAGGGTTTCTAAAGACAGTTCGTAGCCATAAATTACCGAAAACCATGGCAGGAATATTTCTGCAAGAGCCAATGCCAGCAGGAAAGCAAGAAGTATATAAAAGGCTGTTTCTGTAAAAAATTGCATCGCGATTTGCCCCCGTGTTGAGCCCATAACCTTGCGTAGCCCAATTTCCCGGTAGCGCTTCATGTTACGGGCAGTCGACAAATTGATAAAGTTCACACAGGCGAGTATAAGAATGAGAGCAGCGCTGACCCCGAATATCCTGACCACTGTTATGCTTCCCTGAGCTTCCATCTCCCAGCGTATGTTTTCCGAGTGCAGATGGATGCGCTTTAACGGTTGCAGTCGAATGGTGCTGCGATAATTTGTATCAGGAACATTCCGCGCCCAGCATTCATCCAGATCCTGCTCAATATCTGCTACCTCCACACCGGGCCTTAACAGGCAGTAAAAATGATAGGAACTGTTGTACCAGTTTTTCAGGGCAGATTTGTTCGATTGCATAACATAATCAAGCGGCAATATGCCTGAAAAATGCACGAAAGATCCCGAGGGAATATCCTCCATGATACCACTCACTACAACAGGGTAAAAGTTTTCCACCAGAATCTCCTTCCCGATCGGATCTTCATCCCCAAAATACCGTCTGGCCGTCGACTCCGTCAGAATTACGGTATTTGGCCTTTTGAGGATCTCAATGGGATCTCCTGAGATCATTCCGAAATCAAAAATCCTGAAAAAACTACTGTCGGTACTGATAAAAATCTCATTCTTAAGCTTGGTATCCCCATAACGCAATACCAGGTTTTCCCTTTTCAGGATGGTGACATCCTCAATACCGGATATCTGATCCCGTTGAAATGTAAGAAATACACCGGGTTGTATGGGATCATCAAACTCCGTTCCCGGATTGATCTGCCGGTAAATACGGTCTCCCTTGCTGTGAAACCGGTCAAAATCATACTCGTTAATTATATAAACGGTAATAATCAACACACAGGAAATTCCCAACGCCAACCCGATGATGTTGATCAACGAATAGGAAACCGACCTGTAAAAATTTCTCCAGGCGGTTTTAAGATAATTGGAGAACATATGGAAAGTTTTTCCAATTGTTTCAAGAATTATACCAATCGAAGGAAAAGCCTGGTTTATAGAAGATAGTAAGGATATGACAAAAGGATTCCTGTATACTAAATGAACATCTGCTGTTCACAACTGAACAAACAAATATTTCAAAATCATTCAATGGATGCCTACCTGATAACTTAAAAAGGTAAAGCATCCCTTATCGTTTTCAGGTCCGTTTCCTTCAGCTTCAGATTCCCGGCCCTGGCATTGGAGATTACCTGCTCCGTCTTCCTTGCCCCTGTCAGCACACTGGTAATGCCCATCTGGTGAAAGGTCCAGGCAATAACTATATTTGATACCGGCTGCTGATAAAACGAGGCAATATCTTCCAGGATGCTTAGCAGCTTGAGTACTTTGCTCCATGCAGGTTCGCTGTAAAAATCATAGAAACGGTCACGGTAATCCCCTTTTTCAAACTCCGGTTTTGTTTTATACCTGCCGGTAAGGATTCCTCCTCCAAGTGTCCCATATCCCAGGATACCAATGTTCTTCTCCAGGCAAAAGGGAAGTATATCCTTTTCAATTTCTCTTTCCAGCATAGAATAGTGGGGCTGGTCCGATACTATCCATGTCGTTTTCAATGTCGTTTCAAGCAATTCACGGCTGAAATTGGAAACCCCGAGGTAACGAAATTTGCCCAAATCCCTTAGTTTAACCAATTCATTCAGGGTATCTTCCAAAGGTGTATCAGGATCCGGGCGGTGGATCTGGTACAGATCGATAAAATCCGTTCCCAGCCTTTTCAGCGAATCATCGATCTCCTGGCGTATGCTTTCCGGTTTCAGGGTAATGTAAACTCCTTTGCCTGCCTTCTTTATTCCAACCTTGGTGGCCAGCACCACCTCATCCCTTTTACCCTTAATGGCTTTACCCACAATCTCCTCAGAATGCCCCGAGCCGTATACCGGCGCTGTATCAATAAGGTTAATCCCGTTATCCAATGCAGCATGTAAAGCCCTTACCGACTCTGCATCATCCGACACACCCCAGAAATCATTCCCCATCGCCCACGTCCCCAATCCAACAACAGAAACCCTCAAATCAGACTTCCCAATTTTCCTATAAATCATTATTCATTATTCATTATTCATTGTTCATTGTTCATTGTTCATTATTCCTGGTTCCCTCTCAACATCAAATTCAACCCCTTCCTGTCCAATATCCGTATCTCCCTTCTCTGCAACTCAATGATCCCTTCCCTGTCGAGTTCACCCATTGTTCTGGCCAGGGAAGGCCGTGTCACTCCAAACAGGTCCGCCAGGCTTTGTTGCGAATGTGGGATGGTAACCATTTCCTTATCTTTCCCGGCAAGGTTCAGCAGGTATTGAGCGATCTTTTCCCGGATGGTCTTGAAAGAAAGAAACTTGATCTTCATCGACAGGAACTGTGCCCGGGTGGAGATCATATTCAGGAAGTTCTCCAGGAATACCGGGCTGATCTGAAACATTTGGATCACCGAAGCTCGTGGTATCATCAGTATAGTAACCTTTTGATTAGCCACAATGTTCACCGGAAGCTTACGGTGCTGGCCAAACAAAAATGCCGAAGCCACCGGGCTGGGTGCTGTCATATCCTCTATTTTGATCGTTTTTCCTGAAAAATCGAT encodes:
- a CDS encoding glycoside hydrolase family 97 protein, which translates into the protein MKKTILLALLITVMSGNSFAKSYNLSSPDDKIRVNINVGDGISFTVHYSGKSVIESAIIGLELQNSFDFGTEPKVRAKKFYEVNEEIYPVVPVKSKVVHNQYNSLVLIFRQPFKLEFRAYNDGVAYRIIGETNQTVTVQSETGIFEFPENTRVWFPQEDKFYSHFERMYLDTLLSSLDNGAFCSLPVLLETPDDMFIAICDSDVKDYPQMFLEKTEGVALKALFPPVVLETEPTQRPHAETITSEADYIAHTRGFRDFPWRAFILSDNPGDIVESNIIFALAGESEIENTSWIKPGKVAWDWWNANNIYGVDFRAGINTETYKHYIDFASRFGLEYIILDEGWSDPGDVMVINPDINLTEIINHGKEKNVGIILWVLWKPLDKVMEAFMDSCQVWGVKGLKIDFMQRADQEMVNYYWKTAEAATAHQLILDFHGAYKPAGFNRTWPNVLSHEGVKGLENNKWSMLITPRHDLTLPFTRMVGGPMDYTPGAMINAQPGNFHVSFTRPMSQGTRCHEIAKYVVFESPLQMLADSPSNYYRDEESTEFISGIPVTWDETKVLDAAVGEYIVMVRKKGGKWYLGAMTNEKPRQFQIRPTFLDDGEYNLEIMQDGINADRNAMDYSKITRTISTDDTIHLNLAPGGGWVGIFE
- a CDS encoding M48 family metallopeptidase, whose translation is MKYTGLQTQIWRNNSRSVVLLIMFPLVLFILAYIFIYFINYDPQYPDSSGPYAVHAFLRTVPWITIGVGIWFLIAYFSHSSMIMSATGARPLERKDNKRVYNLVENLTIAAGMKMPKINIIDDDSLNAYASGINEKTYTVTLSSGIINKLNDEELEGVIAHELTHIRNRDVRLLIISIIFVGIFAFLAEMFLRTLVFGGGRRDKKDGTIMLLGLVLAVVGYVITLLFRFALSRKREYMADAGGAQLTKNPMALASALRKVSTDSRIEAVKRQDVAQLFIDNPQEKEKKNFLSLDSLFATHPPIENRIRLLEQF
- a CDS encoding ABC transporter permease, with the translated sequence MFSNYLKTAWRNFYRSVSYSLINIIGLALGISCVLIITVYIINEYDFDRFHSKGDRIYRQINPGTEFDDPIQPGVFLTFQRDQISGIEDVTILKRENLVLRYGDTKLKNEIFISTDSSFFRIFDFGMISGDPIEILKRPNTVILTESTARRYFGDEDPIGKEILVENFYPVVVSGIMEDIPSGSFVHFSGILPLDYVMQSNKSALKNWYNSSYHFYCLLRPGVEVADIEQDLDECWARNVPDTNYRSTIRLQPLKRIHLHSENIRWEMEAQGSITVVRIFGVSAALILILACVNFINLSTARNMKRYREIGLRKVMGSTRGQIAMQFFTETAFYILLAFLLALALAEIFLPWFSVIYGYELSLETLARPVFLTSIVAFLGLLIILTGSYPSWILSSYQSGQVLKSLGDTVHRKGRKGLGIREILVIFQFIISVGLITGAWIVQQQFSYLSERNLGFEKSGKLVVENPWDENMNRRFDDIKMAVASMPGVNASTGTHNIPGRFENNYCGFLVKGHTVAENELSAAFISVENNFFDVMGARIHTGEDFPDDLPEVAKDSLDLCIINETMAGILRNQGIENPVGEYLTGFWDGIETRRIIGIADDIHYRSLHNRVYPAVFVVSKRPYPNYVLNMILDVDTKNLDKTLAAIEEVWDKSSPEWPFNSFFLDENFDRLYSKEQNLVKIMGVFTLLALAIALIGLIAIVMFTLRSRIREICIRKTLGADNLSLYRMILWSFLRLVLIAGIIALPLMYFLSAEWLSRFAYRIDIDVWIFIASGLLSVVLTIAAVSWQTLRAVQINPADALKYE
- a CDS encoding Crp/Fnr family transcriptional regulator, encoding MNIEVLSQSPLFQGISQGELAHIMNQVHYQMRSYEAEDLIAHSNDPCDFLYVVLEGSVRGDMIDFSGKTIKIEDMTAPSPVASAFLFGQHRKLPVNIVANQKVTILMIPRASVIQMFQISPVFLENFLNMISTRAQFLSMKIKFLSFKTIREKIAQYLLNLAGKDKEMVTIPHSQQSLADLFGVTRPSLARTMGELDREGIIELQRREIRILDRKGLNLMLRGNQE
- a CDS encoding LemA family protein, with the translated sequence MTGIIVIIAIIAVVILLLISLYNKLVRLRNNRENAFADIDVQLRQRHDLIPQLVDAVKGYMKHEQKVLTDITEARSKAMSATTIDGKIQAEAQLTSALQGLKVAVEAYPDLKASQNFMNLQEEISDVENKLAAARRYFNSATRELNTSVEMFPSNIVAGMFGFKKEMMFDLGEAGRERMEEAPKINFE
- a CDS encoding aldo/keto reductase, with translation MIYRKIGKSDLRVSVVGLGTWAMGNDFWGVSDDAESVRALHAALDNGINLIDTAPVYGSGHSEEIVGKAIKGKRDEVVLATKVGIKKAGKGVYITLKPESIRQEIDDSLKRLGTDFIDLYQIHRPDPDTPLEDTLNELVKLRDLGKFRYLGVSNFSRELLETTLKTTWIVSDQPHYSMLEREIEKDILPFCLEKNIGILGYGTLGGGILTGRYKTKPEFEKGDYRDRFYDFYSEPAWSKVLKLLSILEDIASFYQQPVSNIVIAWTFHQMGITSVLTGARKTEQVISNARAGNLKLKETDLKTIRDALPF